In Halorubrum sp. PV6, a single window of DNA contains:
- a CDS encoding HD family hydrolase translates to MSGDDSGSTDDLDSDAAAIDALLAAYDLKDERRTGWQLRGVDDPESVAAHAWGVAYLVLALGDRFRDDLPGLDLDRALRLAVVHDVAEAETGDVATRADETVETPDSTAKEAAERAAMESLAGPLPDRVRDAWEAYEARDSPEALLVKECDLLDVCLQAVVYERDDRYDPAAGDPDAFREYDDLDEFFATTAARLRTDTGRDLFDRLSDRYHAARDEG, encoded by the coding sequence ATGTCCGGCGACGACTCGGGCTCGACGGACGATCTAGACTCCGACGCCGCCGCTATCGACGCCCTCCTCGCCGCGTACGACTTAAAAGACGAGCGGCGCACGGGGTGGCAGCTCCGCGGCGTCGACGACCCGGAGTCGGTCGCCGCACACGCGTGGGGCGTCGCGTACCTCGTGTTGGCGCTCGGCGACCGATTCCGCGACGACCTGCCCGGCCTCGACCTCGACCGCGCGCTCCGGCTCGCCGTGGTCCACGACGTCGCCGAGGCCGAGACCGGCGACGTGGCGACCCGCGCCGACGAAACCGTCGAAACGCCGGACTCGACCGCGAAAGAGGCCGCCGAGCGCGCCGCGATGGAGTCGCTCGCCGGGCCGCTCCCCGACCGGGTCCGCGACGCGTGGGAGGCGTACGAGGCCCGCGACTCGCCGGAGGCGCTCCTCGTCAAGGAGTGTGACCTCCTCGACGTCTGTCTACAGGCGGTCGTCTACGAGCGCGACGACCGCTACGACCCCGCCGCCGGCGACCCGGACGCGTTCCGCGAGTACGACGACCTAGACGAGTTCTTCGCGACGACGGCCGCTCGCCTCCGGACCGACACCGGACGCGACCTGTTCGACCGCCTCTCGGATCGGTATCACGCCGCGCGCGACGAGGGGTGA
- a CDS encoding FAD-dependent oxidoreductase → MSETTDLIIVGGGISGASLLYTVAKFTDVDDVTLIEKEREIAAINSDRTNNSQTLHFGDIETNYTLEKAEEVKEGAELLAGYLEGTDPDREMHSKRSKMVLGVGDEEVTKLEERYHDEGFGDLFPKLREIGREEIADLEPKVVEGRDRSTELKALQTPDGYVVDYGAVAESFVDAAREEAGVGVHLGTAVENVDEGRDGFTVETDDGDFEADAVVVAAGSHSLQFAKEMGYGEHMSLLPVAGSFFLADDLLNGKVYTLQMKKLPFAAVHGDADVHDDGVTRFGPTAKLVPALERGRLSTVSDFADVFGFSPASVLSYANILSDRILFPYVVRNLVYDLPEVGKRAFLPNVQKVVPTVDVDDIERAKGYGGVRPQIVDTKNKELDMGEAKITGDGILFNITPSPGASTALKNAMTDVQTVLDFFDADYEFDEAAFRDATIENFPRADAEAEPTAADAGETDDDRVAAEADD, encoded by the coding sequence ATGTCCGAGACCACTGACCTGATCATCGTCGGCGGGGGAATCAGCGGGGCGTCGCTTTTATACACGGTTGCGAAGTTCACCGACGTCGACGACGTGACGCTGATCGAAAAAGAGCGGGAGATCGCCGCGATCAACTCCGACCGAACGAACAACTCCCAGACGCTGCATTTCGGCGACATCGAGACGAACTACACCTTAGAAAAAGCCGAGGAGGTCAAGGAGGGCGCCGAACTGCTCGCGGGCTATCTCGAGGGAACCGACCCTGACCGGGAGATGCACAGCAAGCGCAGCAAGATGGTCCTCGGCGTCGGCGACGAGGAGGTCACCAAACTGGAAGAGCGGTATCACGACGAGGGGTTCGGCGACCTCTTCCCGAAGCTCCGCGAGATCGGCCGCGAGGAGATAGCCGACCTCGAGCCGAAGGTCGTCGAAGGCCGCGACCGGTCCACGGAGCTCAAAGCGCTCCAGACGCCCGACGGCTACGTCGTCGACTACGGCGCGGTCGCGGAGTCGTTCGTCGACGCCGCCCGCGAGGAGGCGGGCGTCGGCGTCCACCTCGGCACCGCGGTCGAGAACGTCGACGAGGGGCGCGACGGGTTCACCGTCGAGACGGACGACGGCGACTTCGAGGCCGACGCCGTCGTCGTCGCCGCCGGCTCCCACAGCCTCCAGTTCGCCAAGGAGATGGGGTACGGTGAGCACATGTCGCTTCTGCCCGTCGCTGGCAGCTTCTTCCTCGCGGACGACCTGCTGAACGGGAAGGTGTACACGCTCCAGATGAAGAAACTCCCGTTCGCGGCGGTCCACGGCGACGCCGACGTTCACGACGACGGCGTCACGCGCTTCGGTCCCACGGCCAAACTCGTTCCGGCGCTCGAACGCGGCCGGCTCTCCACCGTGAGCGACTTCGCCGACGTGTTCGGCTTCTCGCCGGCGTCGGTCCTCAGCTACGCCAACATCCTCTCCGACCGGATCCTGTTCCCCTACGTCGTTCGGAACCTCGTGTACGACCTCCCCGAGGTCGGCAAGCGCGCGTTCCTCCCGAACGTCCAGAAGGTGGTCCCGACGGTCGACGTCGACGACATCGAGCGCGCGAAGGGGTACGGCGGCGTGCGCCCGCAGATCGTCGACACGAAGAACAAGGAACTCGACATGGGCGAAGCGAAGATCACCGGCGACGGCATCCTGTTTAACATCACGCCCTCGCCGGGCGCCTCGACCGCACTGAAAAACGCGATGACCGACGTGCAGACGGTCCTCGACTTCTTCGACGCGGACTACGAGTTCGACGAGGCGGCCTTCCGCGACGCGACCATCGAGAACTTCCCGCGCGCCGACGCCGAGGCGGAGCCGACCGCGGCGGACGCCGGCGAGACCGACGACGACCGCGTCGCCGCCGAAGCCGACGACTGA
- the mtnP gene encoding S-methyl-5'-thioadenosine phosphorylase, with the protein MSTIGFIGGSGIYEALPLNNVREVEYDTPYGEPSDAITIGEFADTGREVAFLPRHGSDHGVSPTDLPYRANMYALKQAGVTHIFASNAVGSLKEELEPGTLVVPDQIYDRTKRRDLSFFGDGVVVHQPFADPYSPELVDHLTEAADSAVVGDDESDGPTVVKGGTYVCIEGPQYSTRAESEFYKAQGWDLVGMTAIPEAKLAREAEIAYATIAGVTDYDVWKADSEVTLEEVLENAEQNQQAIKAAVEEAVRTLPDDLECDAHTSLEGTINTPTEAIPDETRERVEPLLGDYL; encoded by the coding sequence ATGAGCACTATCGGATTCATCGGCGGCAGCGGCATCTACGAGGCCCTCCCGCTGAACAACGTGCGCGAAGTTGAGTACGACACCCCCTACGGCGAGCCGAGCGACGCCATCACCATCGGCGAGTTCGCCGACACCGGTCGAGAGGTCGCCTTCCTCCCGCGGCACGGCTCGGACCACGGCGTGTCGCCCACCGACCTCCCGTACCGCGCGAATATGTACGCATTAAAGCAGGCGGGCGTCACGCACATCTTCGCGTCGAACGCGGTGGGGAGTTTAAAAGAGGAGCTGGAACCCGGCACGCTCGTCGTCCCCGATCAGATCTACGACCGAACGAAACGCCGCGACCTCTCCTTTTTCGGTGACGGCGTCGTCGTCCACCAGCCGTTCGCGGACCCGTACAGCCCCGAACTGGTCGACCACCTCACCGAGGCCGCGGACTCGGCCGTCGTCGGCGACGACGAGTCGGACGGCCCGACCGTCGTCAAGGGCGGCACCTACGTCTGTATCGAGGGCCCCCAGTACTCGACGCGCGCCGAGTCGGAGTTTTATAAGGCGCAGGGGTGGGATCTGGTCGGGATGACCGCGATCCCGGAGGCGAAGCTCGCCCGCGAGGCCGAAATCGCGTACGCGACGATCGCCGGCGTCACCGACTACGACGTCTGGAAGGCGGACAGCGAGGTGACGCTCGAAGAGGTACTGGAAAACGCCGAGCAGAACCAGCAGGCGATCAAAGCCGCCGTCGAGGAGGCCGTGCGCACGCTCCCGGACGATCTGGAGTGCGACGCGCACACCTCCCTCGAAGGCACGATCAACACGCCGACCGAAGCGATTCCCGACGAGACTCGCGAGCGCGTCGAGCCGCTGCTGGGCGACTACTTATAA
- a CDS encoding HD domain-containing protein → MPTTQIKDAVHGYVELPDALVEGVVDTRPFQRLRHVRQLSATHLVYPSANHTRFEHSLGVYHLGRTVFENLRKQSYFTRDAALDELEEIQRTLECACLLHDVGHPPFSHLSEGFLDEGVLRERVAETGLVDAFDDAGVGGAPLRSASPHELLGCVIIVEEYGDALRAFDVDPFEVCAYVLGYSLAYERGEPWQYGVGAQLLHSPIDVDRLDYITRDNYMTGAGVLSFDVERMVDAYTAHPEEGLALSEKALSTIGNYLEGRIALYMWVTQHHKSVYANRLLQELLGEYAAETGESPVTVDGILDRELDDNAVLERLRNAARERPDSVLASMYDRFRGRRFPTTCWKHRIALADRIGNDLDADLGGEGAPLERFTTWLTEGDDRLERLLADALDVPVHEVWVDRSYVPAYDPDELEDIPIAYGGTTRSVGDWGLYGDRAFDVPIPFVFVPDGLKRRAIRVLREAFEREVGVASET, encoded by the coding sequence ATGCCCACCACGCAGATCAAAGACGCCGTCCACGGGTACGTGGAACTGCCGGACGCGCTCGTCGAGGGCGTCGTCGACACCCGGCCGTTTCAGCGGCTCCGCCACGTTCGTCAGCTCTCGGCGACCCACCTCGTCTACCCGAGCGCGAACCACACCAGATTCGAACACTCGCTCGGCGTCTACCACCTCGGCCGCACCGTCTTCGAGAACCTCCGGAAGCAGTCGTACTTCACGCGGGACGCCGCCCTCGACGAACTCGAAGAGATCCAGCGCACCCTGGAGTGCGCCTGCCTGCTCCACGACGTCGGGCATCCGCCCTTCTCGCACCTCTCCGAGGGGTTCCTCGACGAAGGCGTGCTCCGAGAGCGAGTCGCGGAGACCGGACTGGTCGACGCCTTCGACGACGCCGGCGTCGGCGGCGCGCCGCTCCGCTCGGCGAGCCCACACGAGCTGCTCGGCTGCGTGATCATCGTCGAGGAGTACGGCGACGCCCTCCGCGCGTTCGACGTGGACCCCTTCGAGGTGTGCGCGTACGTCCTCGGCTACAGCCTCGCGTACGAGCGCGGGGAGCCGTGGCAGTACGGCGTCGGCGCGCAGCTGCTCCACTCGCCTATCGACGTGGACCGGCTCGACTACATCACCCGAGACAACTACATGACCGGCGCGGGCGTGTTGAGCTTCGACGTCGAGCGCATGGTCGACGCCTACACCGCCCACCCCGAGGAGGGGCTGGCGCTCTCGGAGAAGGCGCTGTCGACCATCGGCAACTACCTCGAAGGCCGGATCGCGTTGTACATGTGGGTCACCCAACACCACAAGTCGGTGTACGCGAACCGGCTCTTACAGGAACTGCTCGGGGAGTACGCCGCCGAGACCGGCGAGAGCCCCGTCACGGTCGACGGCATCTTAGACCGCGAACTCGACGACAACGCGGTGCTCGAACGGCTCCGAAACGCCGCCCGCGAGCGCCCGGACTCGGTGCTGGCCTCGATGTACGACCGCTTCCGCGGGCGGCGCTTCCCCACCACGTGCTGGAAACACCGGATCGCTCTCGCCGACCGGATCGGGAACGACTTAGACGCCGACCTGGGCGGTGAGGGCGCCCCCCTCGAACGGTTCACGACCTGGCTCACCGAGGGCGACGACCGGCTGGAGCGGCTCCTCGCCGACGCCCTCGACGTGCCGGTCCACGAGGTGTGGGTCGACCGGTCGTACGTGCCCGCCTACGACCCCGACGAACTGGAGGACATCCCCATCGCGTACGGCGGGACGACGCGCTCCGTCGGCGACTGGGGGCTGTACGGCGACCGCGCGTTCGACGTGCCGATCCCCTTCGTGTTCGTCCCCGACGGGCTGAAACGCCGGGCGATTCGCGTGCTTCGGGAGGCGTTCGAGCGCGAGGTCGGCGTCGCGTCGGAGACGTAG
- a CDS encoding YeiH family protein, giving the protein MGVVAAARPYLPGLALLAVGALAARLVAGAVDGLQPLVVAVAIGALVGNTVGTPDAAEPGVGVDKLFLETGIVLLGAAVVVEEFLAAGPTVLGLVVVAVAGGLLLAELIARVLFRLDGTTPSLLAAGASICGVSAVVAIGRVLDARGSAITFAAATVLLFDALTLVAFPVAGEWLGLTGRQFGVWAGVSMFSTGPVAAAGFAHSPEAGQWATVTKLARNSLLGGVAIAYSLAYTARSATEPGVRRLWAEFPKFLLGFLVVAAVANSGLLSPAALESIGRVSDALFTLAFVGLGLSIRVREMREVGGAAVGAVLVHLLVVSALALAAVRWLL; this is encoded by the coding sequence ATGGGCGTCGTCGCCGCCGCCCGCCCGTACCTTCCGGGCCTCGCCCTGCTGGCCGTCGGCGCGCTCGCCGCCCGCCTCGTCGCCGGCGCGGTCGACGGGCTGCAGCCGCTCGTCGTCGCGGTCGCGATCGGTGCGCTCGTCGGCAACACCGTCGGCACGCCGGACGCCGCCGAGCCCGGCGTCGGCGTCGACAAGCTCTTCTTGGAGACCGGCATCGTCCTGCTCGGCGCGGCGGTCGTCGTCGAGGAGTTCCTCGCCGCGGGGCCGACCGTCCTCGGCCTCGTCGTCGTCGCCGTCGCGGGCGGCCTGCTGCTCGCGGAGCTTATCGCTCGGGTTCTCTTCCGGCTCGACGGGACGACGCCCTCGCTTTTGGCCGCGGGCGCGAGCATCTGCGGCGTCTCCGCCGTCGTCGCCATCGGGCGGGTGCTTGACGCCCGCGGGTCGGCGATCACGTTCGCGGCGGCGACCGTCCTGCTCTTCGACGCGCTCACGCTCGTCGCGTTCCCCGTCGCGGGCGAGTGGCTCGGGCTCACCGGCCGACAGTTCGGCGTCTGGGCCGGCGTGAGCATGTTCTCGACCGGCCCCGTCGCGGCCGCGGGGTTCGCGCACTCCCCGGAGGCGGGCCAGTGGGCGACCGTGACGAAGCTGGCGCGCAACTCGCTTCTCGGCGGCGTCGCCATCGCCTACTCGCTGGCGTACACCGCGCGCTCGGCGACGGAGCCGGGCGTGCGACGGCTGTGGGCCGAGTTCCCCAAGTTCCTGCTCGGCTTCCTCGTAGTCGCCGCGGTCGCGAACAGCGGGCTCCTCTCGCCGGCCGCGCTGGAGTCGATCGGTCGCGTGTCGGACGCGCTCTTCACGCTCGCGTTCGTCGGCCTCGGCCTCTCGATCCGGGTCCGGGAGATGCGCGAGGTCGGCGGGGCGGCCGTCGGCGCCGTGTTGGTCCACCTGCTCGTCGTCAGCGCGCTCGCGCTCGCGGCGGTGCGGTGGCTGCTGTAG
- a CDS encoding phosphoribosyltransferase: MSDLPDDFDCTLTNWEYIYGLCRNVSNAVKRADFEPDVVVALARGGWFAGRCICDFLGLNDLTSLKMEHYVGAAEKTDEPQIRYPMPEGSVEGKNVLIIDDIADTGGSIRRAEEYVLDRDAGDVRTATLQLLGTSEFQPDFVGERLEQWTWVVYPWNFLEDMIDLTEGAMERADQTVFERDDVRHYLEEYHSIGRIEMEVAQPGRLDEVLDEMVRRDVADRTGDEAWTLAE, from the coding sequence ATGAGCGATCTCCCGGACGACTTCGACTGTACCCTCACCAACTGGGAGTACATCTACGGGCTCTGCCGCAACGTGTCGAACGCGGTGAAACGCGCCGACTTCGAGCCCGACGTGGTGGTCGCGCTGGCCCGCGGCGGCTGGTTCGCGGGCCGGTGTATCTGCGATTTCCTCGGGCTCAACGACCTCACGAGCCTCAAGATGGAACACTACGTCGGCGCCGCGGAGAAGACCGACGAGCCCCAGATCCGCTACCCGATGCCGGAGGGCAGCGTCGAGGGGAAAAACGTCCTCATCATCGACGACATCGCGGACACCGGCGGCTCGATCCGCCGCGCCGAAGAGTACGTCTTGGACCGCGACGCGGGCGACGTGCGCACCGCCACGCTCCAACTGCTCGGCACCTCCGAGTTCCAGCCCGACTTCGTCGGCGAGCGCCTCGAACAGTGGACGTGGGTCGTCTACCCGTGGAACTTCCTCGAAGACATGATCGACCTCACCGAGGGCGCGATGGAGCGCGCCGACCAGACCGTCTTCGAGCGCGACGACGTTCGACACTACCTCGAAGAGTACCACAGCATCGGCCGCATCGAGATGGAAGTCGCCCAGCCCGGTCGCCTCGACGAAGTCCTCGACGAGATGGTCCGTCGCGACGTCGCCGACCGGACCGGCGACGAGGCGTGGACGCTCGCCGAGTAA